caagtagagatactggggtgcaaagcagcaagataaataaataaatactgtatggggatgaggtaggtagatagatgggctatgtacaggtacagtgatctgtgagctgctctgacaactggtgcttaaagctagtgagggagatatgagtctccagcttcagggatttctgcagttcgttccagtcattggcagcagagaactggaaggaaagacgaccaaaggaggaattggctttgggggtgaccagtgagatctacctgctggagcgcgtgctacgagtgggtgctgctatggtgaccagtgagctgagaaaaggcggggctttacctagcagaggcCTACTGCAGTATGACTTCCACAGGGCCTACTGCAGTATGACTTCCACAGGGCCTACTGCAGTATGACTTCCACAAGGCCTGCTAGTGTTACAATATATGGCTTTACATACATCTGTCAATTAAGAAGTTTGGAATGTCCTGTTTCTGGAATGTGAACATCAGGATGTCTTTCCCACAATGGACAGTGGGGTCCACCGCTGTATGGCATGCCTATGATGTCCCTGCtggggttcgagcccagggactGGAGAGTAGATCTGCTGTTTAACTGAGGCAATATCTTCAGGACATAGGGTTACATTAGAACAGACACATTATCATGTGTAAGATAAGGACATAGCCTTATCTTGTCGCCTAAGACTAGAAATACACCTATATATTTACTTACTTGAGAAGGTGTCATGGTCAGGCTGATATTGCTGTTGGACATTACCATGGTACCCACTGAGCATCCTGTAATTGACAACACAACGTTCCCCAAGACATGTCCAAAGTAGGCCCACCTACTGTAGGCCCACCTACTGCTTTGAGGTGAAAAATCAAGTGGAACCACCAATTTGACCTCAGAATGTGAAACTCTAAATGCGAAATTCGATTATAAAGCCAAATCATATTAGACCTGACAGCTGTAATTCCAAACTGATTATGCAAATGTAGAGCGCTTCTCACATGTGCGGTTAATTAACTCTGGTTGGATTTCATCATGGAAGAAAAAGAGACATACAGTAGAAAGAATTTGTTAATACCTTGAAATATTGAGGGTAaaaaagtaggcctataggctaaaGTACAAAATGACATCCATAAACTATGTGGGGGGAAACATTGCTATGGAAATGACGTGTGCAGTATGTCATTACCCAAAACACGAATGGGTATGGCTGTTGCTATTCTGTTACTCATATTTTTGGTTGCTGCTGCGATACTGCGTACAGAGGGGAATTTGGTGCTGTTGTTTACTTATATGAATGTGATATAAAATACTGTATTTCTCATGTGTTGAGAGCTCATTGTAAAAGGGAGAGGTGTAGCCTACATATAgttttaagggggggggggggtagagtggAGCGCAACATGTTTGTTTGGTTCCTTTTAGAATTAAGAATATACTACAAACTGGGACTATTCTACACACATTCTGTACACAGCCGTAATTGTCACTCCATTCATTCAACGAGCTCCTTTGAAGATCACTTAGCTTCACGCTGTGTTTTGAGAGGGAAACGTTGCCTATTTGTCATAGACTTTTAAAGTCCCTGACTTTTTAAAGATATGAAAAAGTTTGAGGATATGGGTGGGGTTTGGGAAaggggaaagggagggaagggGCCGAAGAGAAAAAAGAGTGATGTGTAGTCTATGAATTCGATGCTGGGTGGGTCTAACGTTACAGCTTTTCAGAATTGCAAATAACTATCGTGCGTAAAAGCTACTTCACAGGTAATGTTTATCAGCCTAATGCGGTTTACAATTTCTATTCAATGGGATTGGTGGAGGGTTGGTACTGTTTAGcgattttttttttaaggctCTGTGGGCGAAAACAATAGTTTTGGGGAGGTATTTAAACGTTTTATAATGGAACTACATTCAGTTGATAAGGACGCTATGGAAGGATAACATGGATTTCACCTTGGCGAGCGGCAAAAAAACGTCAACATAGGTTTACTTCTTGCATAGTATTATAGATCATATTTTAATAAAGATTTTGTATTCATTTATGTATAACACATATGTTTCAGACTCACTTCTGTCGTCGTATTCTCGCGCTCTTTTCTCATAGCCTGTGTATGGGGCCCGTTGCAACTAACGGGGATAGCATCCATAACAAACGGTAATGTGCAGCCTAGTAGTCCAGTTAAAATACATGGCCACGTTGAATAGCCTATTATTTTTCTCGACTGAAACTTGCTATTGAGTCAAAAAAAATTATGCCTATATTCAGGTTAATAATGATTAGTCTGCAGTTAAATGAATAGTCTAAACTTTTAGGCCTAATAACTTTATACACTTGAGTAACTTTTAAAACAATGTTGTTTTGATGGTAGACCTACAGAAACAACAATTATTACTTTACCCTCTAAGCGGTCTAATTGTAGTTGATAACATATAAACGAATCTATAAGCTCCTTTTATAGGCTAAACGTGAATGAGCAATCGAATTCAATGATTTGAGTCGTATTTGAAACGAGCCCAATTGACCATTTAGGTAGAGCGCTCTTCTATCCCAGACCTGGATCAAAAACAGACGTCAAATACTTTTTGTGTTTGATTTATCTGGGAGTTTGCACTTTTGGGTCTATTTTATTATTCCCATTGTAGGCAAACCAATTCAAGCACAATAGAAGCATTTTAAAATATTTGACATGTATTTGACCCAGATCTGGTTATGCCTCGTATTTAGTAAGATAATTAaggtggtgtggtatatggccaatataccacggctaagggctattcTTAAGCACAATGCAATGCGGAGGGCCTGggaacagcccttagccttggtatattggcaatataccacaaacacccgaggtgccttattgctgttatgaACTCATTAcaaacataattagagcagtaaaaataaatgttttgtcatacctgtggtataggGGCTATAGACATCCTGATATaacacggctttcagccaatcagcatccagggttcgaaccacccagtttctaATAAGCAGCATAGCCTACTCACTGTCTATCTTTCCACAACACTTATCTTTTCTCAGTTAGTCACAATGTTGGTCCTGGCTGGAAtcgttgttcttcacattactgcCATCATCCTGCTTCTGGTTGCAACCATTGATAATGTAAGTAAATAAATATCCCCTCTCCTTTTTCTTACTTTCACATGCTTCCAATGTCACCTCAGTGACCCCTTCTGTTCCATCTGTTCTCCTGCTCCATATGAACTTCAGAAATGTCTTTATGGACACCATAATAAATACAGGGCTAGAACAAAAATGTCCACTGTTGGGCCTAAGTATCCAACACTGAAAACACGGTTACAACACTGTTATGAGATGATATAGCTGTTAGTAAGTTTTGTTACAATGACTTTGCTACTCTTCTCCTGTGTTGTTTTCTGCAGGCCTGGTGGCTCACAGACTCAGTGGCCACAGATGTGTGGGGCCGGTGGGAACTGGAAGGCTCAGCTTGGCACTACACCAACCTCAAAGGAGACTATGCTGAAGGTATAGTACAGATGCCGTATCTTAATTTGATgaccctgttgttgcaggaattttcctgcacagcaggaaataccAACGTGTAGTGTACTCAAGGTTTGAAAAGGCTTTGAAAGTTTGTAATTTCTACTTTAAAATGTCTgacaacccctacaaaaatgtcattcacatttcctgttgctgcaggattattttcctgcaggTTAAAACTGGCTCACATTAAGATACAGCATCCGTGTGCTCACCTCTTATTATGGCTACACACTATTAGCTTCTACCAAAACAAGATAGAGTGGACATGTGCGTATGCTTATACTCGCTCGGTAGGCAGGGGTCGAATTAAGCTTCCAAAGTGAAACTAGTGTGTGTTCATTTTACTATGGTGAGTTCCCAGAATGGTTTCATTTCTACCCCTGCTGGTAGGCATACAAAAAAAGATATATTTTGTAATTATTATGAATTAAAATAAATGACTGTCATTGTTCTGTATGACAAGAATATAGTGTGTCAGGATCAGTATTGTGCATCTTCCCATCTCATGGAGTCCTGTTCTCTCTGTATTCCCCTATAGAATACCTCCAGGTAGTGCAGGCCGGAGCAGTGCTGGCTTGCATCTTCTCCATCCTGGGCCTGTTTGTGTTCGTGGCTCAACTCTTCACCTTGTCCAAGGGCCAGAGGTTCACCTTCTCTGGAGCCTTGATGCTCATCTCCTGTAAGTAGCTTGGGTCCCTGTATCTGCATCTTAATACCCTATAATCTATGTAATGACATTGATATAAACACAGTGTATATGTTCTGTTGTAGTCTATCCAGCAGTAGCAAACAAACTAATAACTGATGCAAACTGATAACTAATCATCCAGTCTTTGAATGCACACCCTATGGGTGGGTCCCCATGAGCACGATTCAAAAACACTATTGTTTATTGCTATAACTATCACGGTTATTTAAGTTCAGGTTGAAATGGTCTCATCAGCAGTTGTGTCTACAGCCCTATGAGTGACTTTGAGGTGATGTCTCCAGTACAGCACATAACTGTTATTAACCTAACAGGTGTTTTTAAATCTCCCCTCGTCTCCATCTAGGTCTGTGTGTAATGATTGCTGCGTCCATCTACACGGACATCTTCCACAAGCAGGACCAGGGCTGGTTCGGACACTCTTTCATCCTGGCCTGGATCTCCTTCGTTCTCACCTTCATACTGGGCGTCATCTACGTGGTGCTGCGCAAGAAGAGCGAGTAGAGGAACAagggatgaaagggaggagaggaggattgtAAGGAAGGATAGTTTTTATTACGTTTTTGCATTGTGTTGgaaagggatggagggggggtagGGGTCTTAATTCGTTTATTAACAGTCCCAATATTCTGATTTTTCTTGTGAGGGGGAAGGTGGTACAGAAGGGGGGAGAGCAGACCCCAAAGAATTGTATGCACAATCAATTTCTATGCAGACTACTGCATGCTTGTTCAAATGGGAGATTTGTAATGTGTGATTGATATAGTACTGTATATTTCAAGGTATGCTACATAGCTGTTGCAGTACTTGAACAATCAGCAAACAAGCTTAATTTCCAGTACATGTTTTAAAAGGAatttgaat
This genomic window from Oncorhynchus kisutch isolate 150728-3 linkage group LG20, Okis_V2, whole genome shotgun sequence contains:
- the LOC109865824 gene encoding epithelial membrane protein 2; the encoded protein is MLVLAGIVVLHITAIILLLVATIDNAWWLTDSVATDVWGRWELEGSAWHYTNLKGDYAEEYLQVVQAGAVLACIFSILGLFVFVAQLFTLSKGQRFTFSGALMLISCLCVMIAASIYTDIFHKQDQGWFGHSFILAWISFVLTFILGVIYVVLRKKSE